Genomic segment of Globicephala melas chromosome 7, mGloMel1.2, whole genome shotgun sequence:
TCATCGCTATCTTCACCTTTGTGTGAGTCTCTAGGCCTCTCTGCACCGCTGGGAAGTAGCTCTGGGGTCCTGGGCTCTGGGTCACCTGCTGGGAGTGTGGCTTGGGGTGGGCCCTCAACTCAGAGGGACTGGAAGAGGAGCTGGGATGTGGGCGATTAGAGAAGAGGGGGCAGGGCCTCGGCAGGGAGGCAGACAAGCCGAGGTGTGACTCCTCTCTTGTCCCCCCTGCTCCACAGGAAGCCCGTCAGCGAGTTCGTGAGGGCAAACCTGGCCGTCTACTACGCATCCTAGTGAGTCTGTGCTGCTCCCTGCACGGGGGCAAGGAGAGGAGGGGTGGCAGCTGACCAGCTTTTCGGGGCAGGGATCAGATCCTTTTGGAGAGGGGCCCTCCCAGCTGTGCTGGGAAGTGGGGTGTGTGCCACTGAGTGTAAGCGTCACGGAACTCCTGAGAGCCAGGGGTGGGGGACTGGTGTCAACGTGCGTCCTGCAGGACCATCCCCGTGTTCTGGCAGCCTCCTCCCTGGCCAAACCCCCTGTTACAGATGTCCTCAGTGCCCCTGGCTGGGTAGCTTCCCCTCACACTTCTAGATAGCTCTCTGGACCTCCAGCCTGCCGGTGTGGTGAGTGCCGCCAGGCTGGGCCGGGAGGGGGCCAAGGGGCAGAGGGGGTCTGGAGACTACTTCCCTGTCTCTTCTCCCCAGTGCTGTGTTCCTGGCCACGTACCTGACCCTTGCCTGCTGCGAGGGACCCAGGTGAGTCCCAGAGACTTAGACAGTGGGAAGGGATGGGGGTGTGGGGCTGTTTTGCACAGAAAGGGGATTCCTTAGAGCAGCTAAGTGGAGACGTACCggcagtgatgatgatgatggtggtggctaTCGTTCGGCTGTGTGCAGAGTGCCTGCCGTGTGTGGGATCTATTTAGCTATCTAGCTGTTATTCTTACAGCTACCCTGCAAGATGTGTAGCACTTAAACTATTTAACAAATAGGAAGaacccaaggctcagagaggccgaGGAACTTTCTCACAGTCACACAGGTAGTCAGAGAGCTGCAAACGAATCCAGGTCTTTGTGGCTCCACAGCCCAGGTCTGTCCTATTGTCCCTCTTGTCCCTGCACAGACACCTGAGCAGGTATCAAGGGCCATGCCAGCCTCGCCTCCCCCAAGTCCAGGCCTAATTCTCCAGGCACATAAGCCAAGAGTCTCCTTCTGCTAATGGAGCCTCTGAGACCTGGCCGGCCCCACACCACTTAACTATGGTTTCTTTCCCTTCAGACGCCGTTTCCCATGGAACCTTATCCTGCTGACCCTCTTTGTGAGTCTAGAAAGGTCCAGGGTGTGGAGATGGTGAGGGAGGGCTGGTCCCAGGGAAGGGATGGTGGAAGGCTGTGGTGGAAGATGTCCCTAGCTCTCTCCCCGACCTTACCCTGACCCCTGCCCTTGGTCTCCCCGGGCTTTCCTACTCAGTCACACGTATCGCCAGCTCTGGCAAACCCTCCTGGCCGTGCCCCCAGGGCTCCGGCTCTCTTCTTAAGTGTCTCACTCTGGTCTCTGTCCTTCCCTCAGACTCTTGCCATGGGCTACATGACCGGCACCATTTCCAGGTACGTTCAAGGACAGTTACTACACGGTGGTGCGTTTTATAGGGGAGCGTGGGGCATCTCTGGGCTGGCAGCCACCTGTATGGGTGGATTCTGGGCACGATGCTTCCAGAAGTAGTAGTTTTGGAGTCATTCGTGTGTGGCATATGCCTCTGGCCTCTCTCAACTCCTTCCCTGCAGTGTGTATGACACCAAAGCCGTCATCATTGCAATGATCATCACTGCTGTGGTGTCCATTTCAGTCACCATCTTCTGCTTCCAGACCAAGGTGAGGGCACCGGAGGGCCCTTCCCTGGCCACCCCATCCCCGTTTTATACAGACCTGGCCTTCCGGGCTTGGCACATGAGCAGGCCTGGAAGGGCCCTCACCCCTATGCCAGGCATGTCTCTCAGAGACCTTAATCCCCTTCCCTTCACAACTACATCCACAAAACTGCTTCCTGTGTCTGTCCTTAGAATGTCATGGTCACTCCCATGGCCCCCAGGAGGCAGCACTGGGACTccctggaggaagagggagggccTGGCTGGCTGGGCCAGGTGGCCCGTCTGACACGTGCCTCCCCCTCTCTTCCTGGCAGGTGGACTTCACCTCGTGCACAGGCCTCTTCTGTGTCCTGGGGATTGTGATGATGGTGACTGGCATTGTCAGTGCCATCGTGCTGTCCTTCCAATATGTGAGTGTCCCAGGAGAGCCGGAGTCACTGAACCCAGTGCCCAGGGCAGACTTTCTGTATATGGTGGTGTAGCAGGCCCCACAGGCCTCTGGCTTCTAGAACCTCTCGACTGGCTATAGCAAAGGCACCCACGCTGAAGCGTCATCCTCTGGATTGGGGTATCTTTGGAAATGGCAGGTCCTGGGAGCCGTAGCACCTGAGGCCCTGGACAGCATCATGGGATTCCTCTGGGAAGCAGTGGTTAGATCTGTCTGACAGCTGAGACCAGGTTCTCAGAGGCAGGTTGCCAGAGGAGCCCAGAGGACCGAGAAGATGGGCTTGGGTGGAAGAGACCTTAGCGATCACTGTATCTAACTCCTCTTTTATTCCAGTCAGCGGGAGGGGCAGCGTGTGAGGCCCCTAGGCTGAGGGGAGCTTcctggcggggaggggaggacagtGCTGAAAGGGGAAGCACATGAATGGGAGGGCCGCCTGCCCACTTGACCATGGCTGGCCCTGCCCTTCTGTGGACAGGCCCCTGGAGGGCTGTTGAGCAGGGCTGCCCTGGGGGTGCTCCCTGACCCCGCTGTTTATCAGGgtggctggggggcttccctcCCAGCCCTCTCCTTTAGTCTGTCCCTCCCAGGCTGGGCTGCAGGAACACGGTCTATTGAAGGCTGACCATGACTAGGGTGAAGGTGATGGGGCTCTTCAAGCGGTGCATGCCTGGGTCTGCCCCTCCCAGAGCTAGAACtcaaccattttctttcttccagagCGTAGTGGACACCTCTGTACCTTGACTAACTTTGGAGACTGGCTAGGCTAAAGGATGCTGTGATTGGTTTTATATGGGCATTGGATGATGGCCTCTGTTTTCTCTACCATATATGTTACTATTCTTAACTTCTCCCAGGATCTGGAAGGTAGATGTAGTCCTTTCACGTAGCTAGCTTCCTGGATCTTCGCACTTGGCCAGACATCCAGGGGGGGAGGATGGTCCTGAGGGCCTGCCTCAGTCCAAGCTATGCTAAGATTTCTAATGCCATCCCTGTCCTTTCTCCCCAGGTTTACTGGCTGCACATGCTCTATGCTGCTTTGGGGGCCATTTGCTTCACTTTGGTGAGTAAGACCCCAACCCCTCTAGGAAGGGGAGCTGAGGGGACAGAGGGGAGGAACTGTGAGGATGGTGAATGTAGGCTGCTTGGGAGGCAGGGAGTGGGGCCACAGCCGCCCTTCCCTTTCCCTACTGTCCAGAGGTTCCACTGATTTTCTGGGCATTCCCGTCATCTCTTGTTCACACCGCCTGCTATGAGAACTGTCAGTGGGCCGTATTATGGAGATGGTGTGTCTGTCCCCTTCTGGACAGTGAACTGCTTTAACGGCAGAGACCACGTGTTCTGCTGTTCGTTAATGTGTTCCCTAAGCATATCTAATGGCCCAGAGGCTCCCAGGACAGATCTGCTGACCACTGAGCCCCTGGGTCCTCATGTGTGGCTTCCTGTCCTGCAGTTCCTGGCTTACGACACACAGCTGGTCCTGGGGAACCGGAGGTACACCATCAGCCCGGAGGACTACATCACCGGCGCCCTGCAGATCTACACAGACATTGTCTACATCTTCACCTTTGTGCTGCAGCTCCTGGGGAATCGCGATTAAGGAGCACCTCCCGTTCCGCCCTACCCTTGGACTTTTCTTTCCCTAGAGGGCTGGGCCCTGTGATCTGGGTCTGGGCCTAGacccctttccttcccctcaaGTAATATGCCCATTTTCCTTTCTGTCCGGGGATGGGTAGCCTCTCTGGCTGTGGATGTGTAGGTACTTGGTGGGGTTGGAGGAACTAGGGACTAACTCACTCTTGCCCTTAGTGGACTTGGCAGGAACTGGGCCAAAGATGTGCATTCTCCCTCCGCCCACTATGGGGCACCAAATCCTTAACAGTTGGGGTTGGAGTGGGGAGGGATGAAAAGAGCCTATCTGATAGCTAAAATGGAATATGAGAGGTAGGAGGGACTTTCTGGTGATGGGGTTTCCTCTCCCACTTCTGCCTCGGGCTTCTGGACTTGATAGCTGGAGCTGTTTCCTCTCTCAGCCCCCAGCAAAGCCAGAGACCTTTGCCCCCCGCCTCCTGGACTCATAGGCATTATCCTGTACTTCTTCGGCAACCTTGGCGCCTTCTGACTCAGGAAGGTAGAGGGGGTTTGTGCCCGTGGGTCTCCCCTGCTTCATTCAGCCTCTTCTTTCGACAGCACATATATACTGATCTTCTGGGTTtcgggtggggaggaggagagtgAGCAAAGCCAAGCGCAGAGGCCAGTACAGAGCAGCATCTATCCGGGGCTTCCTCACGGCTTGTGGTGGTAGTGCAGGCCCCTCTGCGGCCACCTGGTCCCCATTCTCCAAAGCtgcctggggcctccctggtgctTCTGAGATCTCTAGTCAGAGGGACCTCCTGCTTCCTGTGCTCAGGCTGCTCACAGCAGAAAAGGTGAGGGACAAAGGTCAGGAGATGGGATGGTGCGTATGATCACCACTTCCTGGCCGTGTGGTCAGGAAGCAACCAGGGTGAAGAGAGACGGGGGTGTAGGCAGGGGAAGTGCCTTGGGGTCCCCCACCCTGAGAGATACGGAAGCTTATTGTGGTACCCATggttcttcccttctgctaactcgGGGAGGGCCCCAAGAGGAAGGAGACGCCCTTCTTAGTTTGTTAACTCACGCTTGGGGGATTTAAGACTTGGGCCCCGTCTCTCCAGCCAGCTACCGCTTTCTTCATGACACCAAGTGCCTCAAGCTGGAATGGGGAAGGGGGACAAGGGTCACTCTATGGGCTGGGGTGGAGACCCAGTCAGCCCAAGGGTATAATTAGGGCTCCTCTATTAAGTATTTGGTCCTAAATATATCCCCAAAAAGGACATAACCAGAAATGTAATAAAGTTTAACGTTTAGAAGGTAAAACCCTGTTTGGCTCTGGTTTTCTTCACTTTAAGGTGTCGTCAGCTCTGGGAGAACTTGTCTGGCTCTGCCCAACGCGTCCGCATCCTAGCTTTGCGTTCTGGCTTGTATCGTTTACCTTTTCTACGATAACCAAGTCTACTTTGTCCCAGCGCTTCCTGGTGATGGATGGCTCAACCCTCAACCCCAGGTCTGGCAGGGGCCGCTCAGAGCCATTGCACATGACCTTTTCTGCACCACGGACCCTTTACAAAAGTGCATGAGAGCCATGAATTCTCTTCCCCTCAAAACTATGTGTACACACGATTTCACATATGGGGCGTGGGGTGGGGATGGACCACAACGTTCAGGTTTAGAACTCCTGCCTTAGAAATCACTAGTTCAATCCCTCGTAAcgaacaaggaaactgaggcccagagaggttgagtcatTTGGACACAGCCAAGAGGATTAAGTGCTTTTTTAACCTCCACACCCTGAACGCCTTCTTTGAttctctttattatttgtttaggCTGAATGGAACCCCACCCTCCTGGCCAGCAGCTCTGAGGGCTTGGTCCCCAGGGCCTGAGCCTAGGCTTGTACTTAAGTCTCTGTGGTTTCCCCAACCATTCAGCCTGGAACACTGAGGCTTCTGTGAGAGGGAGCACACATGAGTAACCAACCCCACACTCTGCCCCTCCCATCCCAAGGGACTCACAAACCCAGTCCTGGTTCCTTTCCACTCAAACACTCAGTAACTTTATTTGCCTTTGGCTGGTTTCTTGGGAGGGATGGGGCTGGCAGCAGCCTGGGCTTCATGCGCCCTCTGGTGGGCCTCAGAGGCAAAGACCAGAAAGGACTTGACAGTCTGGAGACCACAATCAATACAGTCTAGGGGAGGGTGGCAGTGTTCCTCACCACTGCACCCGGGGACCCATCTTCAGGAGTCGGGGCATGATGGGAGGAGGCCCTGAACCTCTGGCTCTCATACTCGCCCGTGTTGGATGCCCGCATGTTCTGCCGAGCCTTCATCTGCTTCAAACGGTCCTTGTCCACTTCCCGCTTGGTGAGGATGAAGAGGAGGATACCACAGGGGAAGCCGATGGCCCTAGGGGTGGGGAGATGTGCACGGGGTTTGGGGAGGGGCCAAGCCTGAGCCAGAGGAGCTGGGGAGAATCTCATTCCAGCCTCACCAATTGCACGAACACTGCAATACCACTCGCATCTATTCAGCCTCTGTGCTGGCTGCTGGAGGGTCCCACTCGAATCAGATCCTGTCGCTGCCCTGCTCAAAACCCCGTAATAGCTCTCTTATCACTTCCTGGCCAAGTTCAAACTCCTAGGCACGGCACAAAAGGGCCAGTGTGGTTGGGTCTCTGCCCACCTCGTCATTCCTTTCCCCTTTAGCCTGACACTCCTCAGCATGAGCCCTGCCATCTCCTGCTGTAGCAACTGTGCAAGATTTTCCAGACAGTccatcctctttctctctccaagtCCTGGCAAAGATTCCGTCTGCCTAAACCACCCCATACGCCCTCCCAGACTCCCCTTCTTAATCTGAGTAACTGCTACGTGGGAGGCACTTCAGTGTGGGGAAAGGTCATGGAGTCACAAGACCTGGTGAGAATCcagttctgagcctcagttccctcctctataaaatggggatgtcCTATTTATCTCAGAAAGCCTAAAACATTACGTGATAAAGTACTGGCACACCTTAGGTGctggaaaaaatgttaattttccccctttttttcttttaatattgatcAATAATACGTATTAAGATCAGAGTCAGATTCAAATAACAATGCACTGAACACCTTGTAGGTGCTACTACTATACAACTAATATAATCTCGCGTGATCTCAATTAAATCTCCATTAAAATCTCAATTGGGTCTTGCCCCAAGCTCCCAAAAGAGAGGATGAGGCCAGGGACCCAAAAATGAATCAGATTAGCTCAGCTCACTCCACAGAAAACCCACTATCTCTCCAATTTCACATACTTTCCcaactccctcccctgccccagtcctCTGAGATTCCAGTCCTCACACCCAGCAATCCGGTCTCCGCAACCTTGGATTCAGCTCACCACCTGAAACTTGGAGAAGTTTCTGGGTTCCACCCTCCCCTCATGCCACTACCCACTGGTGGGCAAAGGGTTAGTTAAAACTCACCAGGCTAGTCCCACAGCTTTCATTGGGTTCTTGCCCCTCTTTCTGGGAATGTATTCCAGTTCAGGGGATAGGGGCTCAGGCTCCTCCTTGCACTCTGGGGAGCTGTGGCTTTGCAGTGCCCGGGTCCTGTTCTGGGCAGCCTTGTTAGCTGTGGCTCCTGAGAGAATCCCTGTGGATGGAGGCAAGGAAGGTAGGTAAGAGAAGGTGAGACGAAAGCCCGGGGAAGGAATGGCTGAGATCTGAGGAAGGGGAGTGACTGCAGTTTGGAGTAACAAGTACCAGGGAAAGTCCAGAGG
This window contains:
- the TMBIM1 gene encoding protein lifeguard 3, with the translated sequence MSHPSAPPPYEDRNPLYPDALPPGVYGQPSVLPGGYPAYPQPGYGHPAGYPQPMPPIHPTPMNYGSGQGYDGEERAVSDNFESGEWGDRKVRHAFIQKVYTIISIQLLITVAIIAIFTFVKPVSEFVRANLAVYYASYAVFLATYLTLACCEGPRRRFPWNLILLTLFTLAMGYMTGTISSVYDTKAVIIAMIITAVVSISVTIFCFQTKVDFTSCTGLFCVLGIVMMVTGIVSAIVLSFQYVYWLHMLYAALGAICFTLFLAYDTQLVLGNRRYTISPEDYITGALQIYTDIVYIFTFVLQLLGNRD
- the PNKD gene encoding probable hydrolase PNKD isoform X4 produces the protein MAAVVAATALKGRGARNARVLRGILSGATANKAAQNRTRALQSHSSPECKEEPEPLSPELEYIPRKRGKNPMKAVGLAWAIGFPCGILLFILTKREVDKDRLKQMKARQNMRASNTGEYESQRFRASSHHAPTPEDGSPGAVVRNTATLP